In one window of Demequina sp. NBRC 110054 DNA:
- the nrdF gene encoding class 1b ribonucleoside-diphosphate reductase subunit beta — protein sequence MSEKLTLVSHVDAINWNRIPDEKDVEVWNRLTGNFWLPEKVPISGDVQSWATLTPEEQTLTMRVFTGLTLLDTIQGTVGAVSLIPDAITPHEEAVYTNIAFMESVHAKSYSSIFSTLCSTPEIDAAFRWSTENQNLQRKAKIIMDYYRGDDPLKRKVASTLLESFLFYSGFYLPMYWSSRAKLTNTADMIRLIIRDEAVHGYYIGYKYQKGLEKETPERREELKAYTFDLLYDLYDNEVQYTQDLYDGVGLTEDVKKFLHYNANKALMNLGYEALFPSTVTDVNPAILSALSPNADENHDFFSGSGSSYVIGKHEETTDDDWEF from the coding sequence ATGAGTGAGAAGCTGACCCTCGTCAGCCACGTGGACGCGATCAACTGGAACCGCATCCCGGACGAGAAGGACGTCGAGGTGTGGAACCGCCTCACCGGTAACTTCTGGTTGCCCGAGAAGGTCCCGATCTCCGGCGACGTCCAGTCGTGGGCGACGCTCACCCCCGAGGAGCAGACGCTGACGATGCGCGTGTTCACGGGCCTGACGCTGCTGGACACGATCCAGGGCACCGTCGGCGCCGTGTCGCTCATCCCCGACGCGATCACGCCGCACGAGGAGGCCGTCTACACGAACATCGCGTTCATGGAGTCGGTGCACGCGAAGAGCTACTCGTCGATCTTCTCGACGCTGTGCTCGACGCCCGAGATCGATGCCGCGTTCCGCTGGTCCACCGAGAACCAGAACCTGCAGCGCAAGGCGAAGATCATCATGGACTACTACCGTGGTGACGACCCGCTGAAGCGCAAGGTCGCCTCGACGCTGCTCGAGTCGTTCCTCTTCTACTCGGGCTTCTACCTGCCCATGTACTGGTCGTCGCGAGCCAAGCTCACGAACACGGCCGACATGATCCGCCTCATCATCCGCGACGAGGCCGTGCACGGGTACTACATCGGCTACAAGTACCAGAAGGGCCTCGAGAAGGAGACGCCCGAGCGCCGCGAGGAGCTCAAGGCGTACACCTTCGACCTTCTGTACGACCTCTACGACAACGAGGTCCAGTACACGCAGGACCTCTACGACGGCGTCGGCCTGACCGAGGACGTCAAGAAGTTCCTGCACTACAACGCCAACAAGGCCCTCATGAACCTGGGCTACGAGGCGCTGTTCCCGTCCACGGTGACGGACGTCAACCCGGCCATCCTGTCGGCGCTGTCGCCCAACGCGGACGAGAACCACGACTTCTTCTCGGGCTCCGGCTCGTCCTACGTGATCGGCAAGCACGAGGAGACCACGGACGACGACTGGGAGTTCTGA
- the nrdE gene encoding class 1b ribonucleoside-diphosphate reductase subunit alpha, translating to MDYHSLNAMLNLYDTEGKIQFDKDREAAREYFLQHVNQNTVFFHSLKERLDYLVEKKYYEPEILAQYDFGFIQELTDRAYSYKFRFPTFLGAFKYYTSYTLKTFDGKRYLERYEDRVVMVALTLAAGDTELATKLVDEIVTGRFQPATPTFLNAGKAQRGEFVSCFLLRIEDNMESIGRSINSALQLSKRGGGVALSLSNIRESGAPIKHIENQSSGIIPVMKLLEDSFTYANQLGARQGAGAVYLSAHHPDIMKFMDTKRENADEKIRIKTLSLGIVVPDITFELARNNEEMYLFSPYDVERVYGVPFGDISITEKYHEMVDDSRIRKTKIAARQFFQTVAELQFESGYPYIVFEDTVNKANPVQGRINMSNLCSEILQVNTPSKFNEDLTYAETGKDISCNLGSMNIATAMDGGNLGQTVEIAVRGLTAVSTQSAIDSVPSIRYGNDRSHAIGLGQMNLHGYLGRERIHYGSEEGIDFTNMYFYAVVFHAIKASNKIAMEQGTAFENFENSKYATGEFFDKYTEQEWKPATARVAELFADAGIVLPTQDDWRELKASVQEHGIFNQNLQAVPPTGSISYINNSTSSIHPIASRIEIRKEGKLGRVYYPAPFMDNDNLEYFEDAYEIGPEKIIDTYAAATQHVDQGLSLTLFFPDTATTRDINRAQIYAWRKGIKTIYYIRIRQMALEGTEVEGCVSCML from the coding sequence ATGGACTACCACTCGCTCAACGCGATGCTGAACCTCTATGACACCGAGGGGAAGATCCAGTTCGACAAGGACCGTGAGGCGGCACGCGAGTACTTCCTCCAGCACGTCAACCAGAACACCGTCTTCTTCCACTCGCTCAAGGAGCGCCTCGACTACCTGGTCGAGAAGAAGTACTACGAGCCCGAGATCCTCGCGCAGTACGACTTCGGCTTCATCCAGGAGCTCACGGACCGCGCGTACTCGTACAAGTTCCGCTTCCCGACCTTCCTGGGCGCGTTCAAGTACTACACCTCGTACACGCTCAAGACGTTCGACGGCAAGCGCTACCTCGAGCGCTACGAGGACCGCGTCGTCATGGTCGCGCTGACCCTCGCCGCGGGCGACACCGAGCTGGCCACCAAGCTGGTCGACGAGATCGTCACTGGCCGCTTCCAGCCGGCCACCCCGACCTTCCTCAACGCGGGCAAGGCTCAGCGCGGCGAGTTCGTCTCGTGCTTCCTGCTGCGCATCGAGGACAACATGGAGTCGATCGGCCGCTCCATCAACTCCGCGCTGCAGCTGTCCAAGCGCGGCGGCGGCGTCGCGCTGTCGCTGTCGAACATCCGCGAGTCGGGTGCGCCCATCAAGCACATCGAGAACCAGTCGTCGGGCATCATCCCCGTGATGAAGCTCCTCGAGGACTCCTTCACCTACGCGAACCAGCTCGGCGCGCGTCAGGGGGCGGGCGCGGTGTACCTCTCGGCGCACCACCCGGACATCATGAAGTTCATGGATACGAAGCGTGAGAACGCGGACGAGAAGATCCGCATCAAGACGCTCTCGCTCGGCATCGTCGTCCCGGACATCACGTTCGAGCTCGCGCGCAACAACGAGGAGATGTACCTGTTCTCCCCGTACGACGTCGAGCGCGTCTACGGCGTCCCCTTCGGCGACATCTCGATCACTGAGAAGTACCACGAGATGGTGGACGACTCGCGGATCCGCAAGACCAAGATCGCGGCCCGCCAGTTCTTCCAGACCGTCGCGGAGCTGCAGTTCGAGTCGGGTTACCCGTACATCGTGTTCGAGGACACGGTGAACAAGGCCAACCCGGTCCAGGGCCGCATCAACATGTCGAACCTGTGCTCCGAGATCCTCCAGGTGAACACGCCCTCGAAGTTCAACGAGGACCTCACCTACGCGGAGACCGGCAAGGACATCTCCTGCAACCTCGGTTCGATGAACATCGCGACCGCGATGGACGGGGGCAACCTCGGCCAGACCGTCGAGATCGCCGTGCGCGGCCTCACCGCGGTGTCCACGCAGTCGGCGATCGACTCGGTGCCGTCAATCCGCTACGGCAACGACCGCTCCCACGCGATCGGCCTCGGTCAGATGAACCTCCACGGCTACCTGGGCCGCGAGCGGATCCACTACGGATCCGAGGAGGGCATCGACTTCACGAACATGTACTTCTACGCGGTCGTCTTCCACGCCATCAAGGCGTCGAACAAGATCGCGATGGAGCAGGGCACGGCGTTCGAGAACTTCGAGAACTCGAAGTACGCGACCGGCGAGTTCTTCGACAAGTACACCGAGCAGGAGTGGAAGCCCGCGACCGCCCGGGTGGCCGAGCTGTTCGCCGACGCCGGCATCGTCCTGCCGACCCAGGACGACTGGCGCGAGCTGAAGGCGTCCGTGCAGGAGCACGGCATCTTCAACCAGAACCTGCAGGCCGTCCCGCCGACCGGCTCGATCTCCTACATCAACAACTCGACGTCCTCGATCCACCCGATCGCGTCGCGCATCGAGATCCGCAAGGAAGGCAAGCTCGGGCGCGTCTACTACCCGGCGCCGTTCATGGACAACGACAACCTCGAGTACTTCGAGGACGCGTACGAGATCGGCCCCGAGAAGATCATCGACACCTACGCCGCGGCCACGCAGCATGTGGACCAGGGCCTGTCGCTTACCCTGTTCTTCCCGGACACCGCCACGACGCGTGACATCAACCGTGCGCAGATCTACGCCTGGCGCAAGGGCATCAAGACGATCTACTACATCCGCATCCGCCAGATGGCGCTTGAGGGCACCGAGGTTGAGGGCTGCGTCAGCTGCATGCTGTGA
- the nrdI gene encoding class Ib ribonucleoside-diphosphate reductase assembly flavoprotein NrdI, translating into MASLVYFSSTSENTKRFVDKLGVPAERIPLRPKDEPLKVDEPYVLVVPTYGGGNEGGAVPKQVIKFLNDEHNRSLIRGVISAGNTNFGTAYCIAGDIVAAKCHVPHLYKFELFGTQDDVSAVREGLDDLWKQL; encoded by the coding sequence ATGGCCTCGCTGGTCTATTTCTCCTCGACCTCGGAGAACACCAAGCGGTTCGTCGACAAGCTCGGCGTTCCCGCCGAGCGGATTCCGCTGAGGCCCAAGGATGAACCGCTCAAGGTGGACGAGCCCTATGTGCTCGTCGTGCCGACCTACGGCGGCGGCAACGAAGGGGGAGCCGTCCCCAAGCAGGTCATCAAGTTCCTGAACGACGAGCACAACCGCTCGCTGATCCGGGGCGTGATCAGCGCCGGCAACACCAACTTCGGCACGGCCTACTGCATCGCCGGTGACATCGTCGCCGCGAAGTGCCACGTGCCTCACCTGTACAAGTTTGAACTCTTCGGAACTCAGGACGACGTCAGCGCCGTCCGCGAGGGATTGGATGACCTGTGGAAGCAACTGTGA
- the nrdH gene encoding glutaredoxin-like protein NrdH, translating to MTISVYSKPQCVQCTATKKALERAEIEFEIFDVTMDEDAYNTVTELGYLQAPVVIAGDEHWSGFQPDKIAALAQKIAS from the coding sequence ATGACTATCTCGGTCTACTCCAAGCCTCAGTGCGTCCAGTGCACCGCGACCAAGAAGGCTCTTGAGCGCGCCGAGATCGAGTTCGAGATCTTCGACGTCACCATGGACGAGGACGCCTACAACACGGTGACCGAGCTCGGTTACCTGCAGGCGCCCGTCGTCATCGCCGGCGACGAGCACTGGTCGGGATTCCAGCCCGACAAGATCGCCGCGCTCGCCCAGAAGATCGCGTCCTAA
- a CDS encoding peptidoglycan-binding protein — MVSSGVRRVARGFVLTSVVLVFLAALVPMVLFAWIDYSNESEGSERAEYGVLASYDTSLECIVDGLGALGADAYLRQTKETVEGCVSLRALRDPSAGVTGQTETYLIDYAISGDEFTGELFTYGRYSGPDEFFNASGSSSMCWRLVADARAHAVVRIGEADCVGAAAEAIGERGEVTVPDLRASGTASTDSLESPATGEVEWVVSAGTPISAGDVVAVIGGHDVVAYAAAEPLANDFPAGTAVSPGGSNDAVLATQTYLASLGYSVGPLDGELGGRTRHGMAAFNRDHGLSGDVLSADSLAWMGEVPVDAVDVRVAVGEIFEGGQILRVERGWGVMIEVP; from the coding sequence ATGGTCTCGTCGGGAGTGCGTCGCGTCGCGCGCGGCTTCGTGCTGACCAGCGTCGTTCTCGTATTCCTCGCCGCTCTGGTGCCGATGGTGCTTTTCGCCTGGATCGACTACTCGAACGAATCCGAGGGGAGCGAGCGCGCCGAGTACGGGGTTCTCGCGTCGTACGACACGTCGCTCGAGTGCATCGTCGACGGACTGGGCGCGCTCGGCGCCGACGCCTATCTCCGTCAGACCAAGGAGACGGTGGAGGGCTGCGTCTCCCTGCGCGCACTCCGCGACCCCAGCGCGGGCGTGACGGGGCAGACGGAGACCTACCTGATCGACTACGCGATCAGCGGCGACGAGTTCACGGGCGAGCTCTTCACCTACGGGCGGTACTCGGGGCCAGACGAGTTCTTCAACGCCTCCGGGTCCTCGTCGATGTGCTGGCGCCTCGTGGCGGACGCGCGTGCCCACGCTGTGGTGCGCATCGGCGAGGCCGACTGCGTCGGCGCAGCCGCTGAGGCGATCGGGGAGCGCGGCGAGGTGACGGTCCCGGACCTGCGTGCCTCGGGCACGGCGTCGACGGACAGCCTCGAGAGCCCCGCGACGGGGGAGGTCGAGTGGGTCGTGTCCGCGGGCACCCCCATCTCCGCGGGCGACGTGGTGGCGGTGATCGGCGGTCACGACGTGGTGGCGTATGCGGCTGCGGAGCCGCTCGCCAACGACTTCCCCGCGGGCACCGCAGTCTCGCCCGGTGGCAGTAACGACGCCGTGCTCGCCACGCAGACATACCTCGCCTCGCTCGGATACTCGGTGGGCCCGCTCGATGGGGAGCTCGGAGGGCGCACGCGCCACGGGATGGCGGCGTTCAACCGCGATCACGGACTGTCGGGGGATGTGCTGTCCGCCGACTCGCTCGCGTGGATGGGCGAGGTGCCGGTCGATGCGGTGGACGTGCGAGTGGCAGTCGGGGAGATTTTCGAAGGCGGCCAGATCCTGCGCGTCGAGCGCGGCTGGGGAGTGATGATCGAGGTTCCGTAA
- a CDS encoding amidohydrolase family protein: MPLPTGPEAPGAVRVHRAHLFHIAGSPSQDDVASHLVSLPDGALVVDAEGRVAWVGPFDELPDEFAAAPVVRSDYLLPGFVDGHVHYPQSYATAAHGGGQLLEWLDHCIFPTEGQFADPEFAHRAARYFTRRRIAAGTTAAMVFGSAFPVAQDALYEETLRAGLRIVSGRGVQTVGPAAASSLLTGETQAIEMVADEIDRWHAVDTGDPRTARVQVGIVPRFSLSVTRETLAAMGELYDEARGKGVYFHSHLNENNRKGDGEIAAVLGTYGTETYLDTYDGRFEEGSKVGGKTLLGRRSTLAHAVHCQPSELARMAETGTSIAHCPTSQLFLGSGTMPWRATVAAGVNIGLGTDIGAGDEWLISRVAGDCYKVHISEEGDAGTALHPAELLFAATLAGARALDMEHAFGNLDVGKDADFLLIDKNLWEPLEGMLTTGIRSDDEEQATLEELFTLLVGLRQPAIAGVYVQGREAIAPPL; the protein is encoded by the coding sequence GTGCCACTCCCCACCGGCCCCGAGGCGCCTGGCGCCGTGCGCGTCCACCGGGCGCACCTCTTCCACATCGCGGGATCGCCGTCGCAGGACGACGTCGCCTCGCACCTGGTCTCGCTCCCCGACGGTGCGCTCGTCGTCGACGCCGAGGGTCGGGTCGCCTGGGTCGGGCCGTTCGACGAGCTCCCCGACGAGTTCGCCGCCGCTCCCGTCGTCCGCTCCGACTATCTCCTGCCGGGATTCGTCGACGGGCACGTGCACTACCCGCAGTCGTATGCGACCGCGGCGCACGGCGGCGGCCAGCTGCTCGAGTGGCTCGATCACTGCATCTTCCCCACCGAGGGCCAGTTCGCCGACCCCGAGTTCGCGCATCGGGCCGCCCGGTACTTCACTCGTCGCCGCATCGCCGCGGGCACCACGGCCGCGATGGTCTTCGGCTCGGCCTTCCCCGTCGCCCAGGACGCCCTGTACGAGGAGACGCTCAGGGCCGGCCTGCGCATCGTCTCCGGAAGAGGCGTCCAGACCGTGGGCCCTGCCGCCGCATCGTCCCTCCTCACCGGGGAGACCCAGGCGATCGAGATGGTGGCCGACGAGATCGACCGCTGGCACGCCGTCGACACCGGCGACCCCCGCACGGCGCGAGTCCAGGTCGGCATCGTCCCGCGCTTCTCACTCTCCGTGACGCGCGAGACGCTCGCCGCGATGGGAGAGCTCTACGACGAGGCGCGCGGAAAGGGCGTGTACTTCCACTCGCACCTCAACGAGAACAACCGCAAGGGCGACGGCGAGATCGCGGCCGTCCTCGGCACGTATGGCACCGAGACCTACCTGGACACGTACGACGGGCGCTTCGAGGAGGGCTCAAAGGTCGGCGGCAAGACGCTGCTGGGCAGGCGGTCGACGCTCGCGCACGCGGTGCACTGCCAGCCGTCGGAGCTCGCGCGGATGGCCGAGACGGGCACGTCGATCGCGCACTGCCCCACGTCGCAGCTGTTCCTGGGCTCCGGGACGATGCCGTGGCGGGCGACCGTGGCCGCCGGGGTGAACATCGGGCTGGGCACGGACATCGGCGCGGGCGACGAGTGGCTCATCTCGCGCGTCGCGGGCGACTGCTACAAGGTGCACATCTCCGAGGAGGGCGATGCTGGCACCGCGCTGCACCCGGCCGAGCTGCTGTTCGCCGCGACCCTCGCCGGTGCAAGGGCGCTCGACATGGAGCACGCATTCGGCAACCTCGACGTGGGCAAGGACGCCGACTTCCTGCTGATCGACAAGAACCTCTGGGAGCCGCTCGAGGGCATGCTCACCACCGGCATCCGCTCGGACGACGAGGAGCAGGCGACGCTCGAGGAGCTCTTCACGCTGCTCGTGGGCCTGCGCCAGCCGGCGATCGCGGGCGTCTACGTGCAGGGCCGCGAGGCGATCGCTCCCCCGCTGTAG
- a CDS encoding SDR family NAD(P)-dependent oxidoreductase has translation MATIAITGANSGIGLRAARRLGYDGHRVLALCRSVDRARAALGPDVAVVETHMDDLDSVEAAAARLSSEGVDVLINSAAVFDLGMKTREVTPAGFERVWATNHLGPAALAARLMPTLARSSDGRAVFIASKGLLAMPRLGIRWDELDGSGWYTPTKAYYHAKLAQVMVAETLAEQWGGEVSVSCLRVPAVRLDADKLAAQPAVQRFLYAPKNRAAAPPEEIAEAYERLAVGRRPEGVYVDESLEACALPRFARDAGNRARLASVTEEAIGVPLGRV, from the coding sequence ATGGCGACCATTGCGATCACCGGGGCGAACTCGGGCATCGGGCTCAGGGCTGCGCGGAGGCTGGGCTATGACGGCCATCGCGTGCTCGCGCTGTGCCGCTCGGTGGACCGGGCGCGCGCCGCGCTCGGACCGGACGTCGCCGTCGTCGAGACCCACATGGACGACCTCGACTCGGTGGAGGCGGCGGCCGCGCGTCTTTCCTCAGAGGGCGTCGACGTGCTCATCAACAGCGCCGCGGTCTTCGACCTCGGCATGAAGACGCGAGAGGTCACGCCCGCGGGGTTCGAGCGGGTGTGGGCGACCAACCACCTCGGGCCGGCCGCCCTTGCCGCTCGTCTCATGCCGACGCTGGCCCGGTCGAGCGACGGACGAGCGGTGTTCATCGCGTCCAAGGGGCTGCTCGCGATGCCGCGCCTCGGGATCCGCTGGGATGAGCTCGACGGAAGCGGCTGGTACACCCCGACCAAGGCGTACTATCACGCGAAGCTCGCCCAGGTCATGGTCGCGGAGACGCTCGCCGAGCAGTGGGGTGGCGAGGTGTCGGTCTCGTGCCTGCGGGTGCCGGCGGTGAGGCTCGACGCGGACAAGCTCGCGGCGCAGCCCGCCGTGCAGCGTTTCCTCTACGCCCCGAAGAACCGTGCCGCGGCACCTCCGGAGGAGATCGCGGAGGCCTACGAGCGTCTCGCGGTCGGCAGGCGACCCGAGGGCGTGTACGTCGACGAGTCGCTCGAGGCGTGTGCACTGCCGAGGTTCGCGCGCGACGCGGGTAACCGGGCGCGGCTCGCGTCTGTGACCGAGGAGGCGATCGGGGTGCCGCTCGGGCGGGTGTGA
- a CDS encoding TetR/AcrR family transcriptional regulator encodes MRSASDLSTPARIREAAIAVFAEEGFGAGIRTVAARASVAPGLVMHHFGSKDGLREACDAHVVESLVGEKLAGDATAASLAALFGSNSEPHHSDALPLAAYLRRMLADGSDAALLLFDRLAAATTATLTAQQAQGAIRRDVDVAAIAPMVTLYGLAPVAMPELLARAVGRATVDEGTLSLAAAALGPVLAQGLYAPPSAAAG; translated from the coding sequence ATGCGTTCAGCGAGTGACCTGTCGACCCCGGCCCGCATCCGCGAGGCCGCGATCGCGGTGTTCGCCGAGGAAGGCTTCGGCGCAGGCATCCGCACGGTCGCGGCGCGCGCCAGTGTCGCCCCCGGCCTGGTCATGCACCACTTCGGGAGCAAGGACGGGCTGCGAGAGGCCTGCGACGCCCATGTGGTGGAGTCCCTCGTCGGCGAGAAGCTCGCTGGGGACGCGACGGCAGCGTCGCTCGCCGCGCTGTTCGGCTCGAACAGCGAACCCCACCACAGCGACGCACTCCCCCTCGCGGCCTACCTGCGCAGGATGCTTGCCGATGGCTCGGACGCGGCGCTGCTGCTCTTCGACCGCCTGGCCGCGGCCACGACCGCAACCCTCACCGCGCAACAGGCGCAGGGCGCGATCCGTCGGGACGTCGACGTCGCGGCGATCGCGCCGATGGTCACGCTGTACGGCCTCGCGCCGGTGGCGATGCCCGAGTTGCTCGCGCGCGCGGTGGGTCGTGCCACCGTCGACGAGGGGACGCTGTCACTTGCCGCCGCAGCGCTGGGCCCGGTCCTCGCACAAGGTCTCTACGCGCCGCCCTCAGCCGCCGCGGGCTGA
- a CDS encoding C40 family peptidase: MSVDAVSTMQARIAQITSLVAPDKAAATADAATDSNSTTDFAAEYESALGAFSGSGASSTSNLSSNLAAILGGGSFTTGVTAASSSLLGMLSSAVTSAGSTASSAAASVASSAVEVVSAVADKASSSSKPTGQDLVEAAREYLGVKYVWGGESLSEGGLDCSGLVLRSFTDLGVDGIPRVARDQGKIGTEIDSMKDAKVGDLLIFDGGSHIGIYIGNGRMIDAPYRGSYVQERAVYETPTSIRRVL; the protein is encoded by the coding sequence ATGTCTGTCGACGCCGTCTCGACGATGCAGGCCCGCATCGCCCAGATCACGAGCCTCGTCGCGCCCGACAAGGCCGCCGCGACCGCCGACGCCGCGACCGACTCGAACTCGACCACCGACTTCGCCGCGGAGTACGAGAGCGCGCTTGGCGCTTTCTCCGGCTCGGGAGCCTCCTCCACGTCGAACCTCTCCTCGAATCTCGCTGCCATCCTTGGCGGCGGCAGCTTCACGACCGGGGTGACCGCCGCATCTTCCTCGCTGCTCGGCATGCTCTCGAGCGCCGTGACGTCGGCCGGCTCGACCGCGTCGTCTGCGGCCGCCTCGGTGGCCTCCTCCGCGGTCGAGGTCGTGAGCGCCGTCGCCGACAAGGCGTCGTCCTCGTCAAAGCCCACCGGTCAGGACCTGGTGGAAGCGGCCCGCGAGTACCTGGGCGTGAAGTACGTGTGGGGCGGCGAGTCGCTGTCCGAGGGCGGGCTCGACTGCTCGGGCCTCGTGCTGCGCTCGTTCACCGATCTGGGCGTGGACGGCATCCCGCGCGTCGCGCGCGACCAGGGGAAGATCGGCACCGAGATCGACTCCATGAAGGACGCGAAGGTCGGCGACCTGCTGATCTTCGACGGCGGCTCGCACATCGGCATCTACATCGGCAACGGCCGGATGATCGATGCGCCGTATCGCGGCAGCTACGTCCAGGAGCGGGCCGTCTACGAGACGCCCACCTCGATCCGTCGGGTTCTCTAG
- a CDS encoding carboxymuconolactone decarboxylase family protein has translation MDMSHQDHYNDVMGGIGELGKEIPESVNAFFKLHHAALADGALPKATKELLALAIGIAVRCGGCITCHVKDALDSGATPEQVYETIGVAILMGGGPSAVYGAEAAKAVKEFAGVPA, from the coding sequence ATGGACATGAGCCACCAGGACCACTACAACGACGTGATGGGCGGAATCGGCGAACTCGGCAAGGAGATCCCCGAGAGCGTCAACGCCTTCTTCAAGCTGCACCACGCGGCGCTCGCCGACGGTGCGCTGCCCAAGGCCACCAAGGAGCTGCTCGCGCTCGCGATCGGCATCGCGGTCCGCTGCGGCGGCTGCATCACCTGCCACGTCAAGGACGCCCTCGACTCGGGCGCGACCCCCGAGCAGGTCTACGAGACCATCGGCGTCGCGATCCTCATGGGCGGTGGCCCCTCGGCCGTGTACGGCGCTGAGGCCGCGAAGGCCGTCAAGGAGTTCGCCGGCGTTCCCGCCTGA
- a CDS encoding carboxymuconolactone decarboxylase family protein — MAHQENCTDVMAEIWDLRGELPGAADAAFELHRTALTGGALPRSSKALMALAISITSRCVGCITCHVEGALESGATPDQVHEAIGVAILMGGGPSATYGAEAAKAVQEYLRTHP; from the coding sequence ATGGCACATCAGGAGAACTGCACGGACGTCATGGCCGAGATCTGGGATCTTCGAGGCGAGCTCCCGGGCGCCGCGGACGCCGCGTTCGAGCTCCACCGCACCGCACTCACCGGCGGGGCCCTCCCGAGGTCCAGCAAGGCGCTCATGGCGCTCGCGATCAGCATCACTTCGCGTTGCGTCGGCTGCATCACCTGCCACGTCGAGGGCGCCCTCGAATCGGGAGCAACTCCGGACCAGGTGCACGAGGCGATCGGCGTGGCGATCCTCATGGGCGGCGGCCCGTCTGCCACGTACGGCGCGGAGGCCGCCAAGGCGGTCCAGGAGTACCTGCGCACCCACCCCTGA
- a CDS encoding lipocalin-like domain-containing protein: MFSIDPIQYRTAEHGDFATEWGPHADVSEWWYATGYLHDEDDRLYSYQYTLAKRRLPGQEFWVLMLALTDIQAGAHHYAQEMSPVADPVLLTDTTAQWGSKAGAVKGPHSMKVFGGDDDWSFDLALDYGKGAYWHCEDGVLRMALPEENETTVYYSYPNMPTTGTITIGRKELKVAGKSWFDKQGGPYSEFRRETHWEWFSLRFDDDEEMMLFSFPQSDYQDGTYIPADGDAQRLNGYTITPTKFVSANDMEFSAAWMLDVPGLKEERYVITPMTDGQLNIAYYEQLCEVRNLAGKRVGLCFVELLPGVMNERPTSAQMRP; the protein is encoded by the coding sequence ATGTTCAGCATCGATCCGATCCAGTACCGCACCGCAGAGCATGGCGACTTCGCTACGGAGTGGGGCCCCCACGCCGACGTCTCCGAGTGGTGGTACGCCACCGGCTACCTGCACGACGAGGACGACCGGCTGTACTCCTATCAGTACACGCTCGCCAAGCGGCGCCTTCCTGGCCAGGAGTTCTGGGTGCTCATGCTCGCGCTGACGGACATCCAGGCCGGCGCCCATCACTACGCCCAGGAGATGTCGCCCGTGGCCGACCCGGTCCTGCTGACGGACACCACCGCCCAGTGGGGTTCGAAGGCGGGTGCCGTGAAGGGGCCGCACTCCATGAAGGTGTTCGGTGGCGACGACGACTGGTCCTTCGACCTCGCACTCGACTACGGCAAGGGCGCCTACTGGCACTGCGAGGACGGCGTGCTCCGCATGGCCCTGCCGGAGGAGAACGAGACCACGGTCTACTACTCGTACCCGAACATGCCCACCACCGGCACGATCACGATCGGCCGCAAGGAGCTCAAGGTCGCCGGCAAGTCCTGGTTCGACAAGCAGGGCGGCCCGTACTCGGAGTTCCGCCGCGAGACCCACTGGGAGTGGTTCTCTCTGCGCTTCGACGACGACGAGGAGATGATGCTCTTCTCGTTCCCGCAGAGCGATTACCAGGACGGCACCTACATCCCCGCCGACGGTGACGCGCAGCGCCTGAACGGGTACACGATCACGCCGACCAAGTTCGTCTCTGCGAACGATATGGAGTTCTCCGCGGCGTGGATGCTCGACGTGCCCGGTCTCAAGGAGGAGCGCTACGTCATCACCCCGATGACCGACGGACAGCTCAACATCGCCTACTACGAGCAGCTGTGCGAGGTGCGCAATCTCGCGGGCAAGCGCGTGGGCCTGTGCTTCGTCGAGCTCCTGCCCGGCGTCATGAACGAGCGCCCGACCAGCGCCCAGATGCGTCCCTAG